A region from the Musa acuminata AAA Group cultivar baxijiao chromosome BXJ1-10, Cavendish_Baxijiao_AAA, whole genome shotgun sequence genome encodes:
- the LOC103968731 gene encoding beta-glucuronosyltransferase GlcAT14A isoform X2: MAGGRWLFPLVSVSFVAVLLVLSAISGFIASSAFFAGQPDAGDVHRGAAHPPAFAYYISGGRGDASRMIRLLLAVYHPRNRYLLHISADAPNSERADLAIRVRLSMPAVRAFENVDVVGKASAMTPMGSSELAARLHAASVLLRLDGSWDWFVTLNAADYPLVTQDGTLTLWIIPVTLDGKSGYQRVQPIIVDAGIYLANRKQFFQASQKRDTPESFKFFTGSPWVILSRSFIEYSVLGWDNLPRTLLLYFTNVILSQEGYFHSVMCNSPDFQNTTINSNLRYMVWDNPPKMEPHFLNMTDFDRMMESGMPFARQFHQDDPVLNKIDDKVLGRRHHQAVPGAWCSGRKRWWTDPCSHWSNANIMRPGPQAEKFGRVMKDLLDKWKSDSRSCKSPENATISS; the protein is encoded by the exons ATGGCGGGCGGGAGATGGCTCTTCCCCCTCGTCTCCGTCTCCTTCGTCGCAGTCCTCCTCGTCCTCTCCGCCATCTCCGGCTTCATCGCCTCCTCAGCCTTCTTCGCTGGCCAGCCGGACGCCGGCGATGTTCACCGCGGCGCAGCCCACCCGCCGGCCTTCGCGTACTACATATCCGGCGGTCGCGGCGACGCCTCTCGGATGATCCGCCTCCTCCTCGCCGTGTACCACCCCAGGAACCGCTACCTTCTCCACATTTCTGCCGATGCCCCTAACTCGGAGCGCGCGGATCTGGCGATCCGGGTCCGGCTCTCGATGCCCGCCGTAAGAGCGTTCGAGAACGTGGACGTGGTGGGCAAGGCCAGCGCCATGACCCCGATGGGGTCGTCCGAGCTGGCTGCGAGGTTGCATGCTGCGTCGGTGCTCCTCCGCCTCGATGGTAGCTGGGATTGGTTTGTGACCTTGAATGCAGCGGATTATCCGCTGGTCACGCAAGACG GGACTTTAACTTTGTGGATCATACCAGTGACCTTGGATGGAAAGAGTGG ATATCAAAGGGTGCAGCCTATTATAGTCGATGCAGGCATCTATTTGGCAAATAGGAAACAATTCTTCCAAGCTTCACAGAAGCGGGACACTCCTGAGTCCTTCAAATTCTTCACAG GTTCGCCATGGGTTATTCTGAGCAGATCTTTCATAGAGTACAGTGTTTTAGGTTGGGACAATCTTCCCCGAACATTACTTTTGTACTTCACGAATGTAATACTGTCCCAGGAAGGCTATTTCCATTCAGTCATGTGCAATTCCCCTGATTTCCAGAACACAACCATAAACAGCAACCTGAGGTACATGGTGTGGGATAATCCTCCAAAGATGGAGCCTCATTTCCTGAACATGACAGATTTTGACAGGATGATGGAAAGTGGAATGCCTTTTGCAAGGCAGTTCCATCAGGATGACCCAGTGCTCAACAAAATCGATGACAAGGTACTCGGACGTCGGCACCATCAGGCTGTTCCTGGGGCTTGGTGCTCTGGGCGCAAGAGATGGTGGACAGATCCATGTTCCCATTGGAGCAATGCCAACATCATGAGACCTGGTCCACAAGCTGAGAAGTTTGGTCGGGTGATGAAGGATCTTTTAGACAAATGGAAGTCCGATTCAAGGTCATGCAAAAGCCCCGAGAATGCCACGATTAGTTCCTAG
- the LOC103968731 gene encoding beta-glucuronosyltransferase GlcAT14A isoform X1: MAGGRWLFPLVSVSFVAVLLVLSAISGFIASSAFFAGQPDAGDVHRGAAHPPAFAYYISGGRGDASRMIRLLLAVYHPRNRYLLHISADAPNSERADLAIRVRLSMPAVRAFENVDVVGKASAMTPMGSSELAARLHAASVLLRLDGSWDWFVTLNAADYPLVTQDDMIHVFSSVPRDFNFVDHTSDLGWKEYQRVQPIIVDAGIYLANRKQFFQASQKRDTPESFKFFTGSPWVILSRSFIEYSVLGWDNLPRTLLLYFTNVILSQEGYFHSVMCNSPDFQNTTINSNLRYMVWDNPPKMEPHFLNMTDFDRMMESGMPFARQFHQDDPVLNKIDDKVLGRRHHQAVPGAWCSGRKRWWTDPCSHWSNANIMRPGPQAEKFGRVMKDLLDKWKSDSRSCKSPENATISS, from the exons ATGGCGGGCGGGAGATGGCTCTTCCCCCTCGTCTCCGTCTCCTTCGTCGCAGTCCTCCTCGTCCTCTCCGCCATCTCCGGCTTCATCGCCTCCTCAGCCTTCTTCGCTGGCCAGCCGGACGCCGGCGATGTTCACCGCGGCGCAGCCCACCCGCCGGCCTTCGCGTACTACATATCCGGCGGTCGCGGCGACGCCTCTCGGATGATCCGCCTCCTCCTCGCCGTGTACCACCCCAGGAACCGCTACCTTCTCCACATTTCTGCCGATGCCCCTAACTCGGAGCGCGCGGATCTGGCGATCCGGGTCCGGCTCTCGATGCCCGCCGTAAGAGCGTTCGAGAACGTGGACGTGGTGGGCAAGGCCAGCGCCATGACCCCGATGGGGTCGTCCGAGCTGGCTGCGAGGTTGCATGCTGCGTCGGTGCTCCTCCGCCTCGATGGTAGCTGGGATTGGTTTGTGACCTTGAATGCAGCGGATTATCCGCTGGTCACGCAAGACG ATATGATTCATGTTTTCTCGTCTGTGCCTAGGGACTTTAACTTTGTGGATCATACCAGTGACCTTGGATGGAAAGA ATATCAAAGGGTGCAGCCTATTATAGTCGATGCAGGCATCTATTTGGCAAATAGGAAACAATTCTTCCAAGCTTCACAGAAGCGGGACACTCCTGAGTCCTTCAAATTCTTCACAG GTTCGCCATGGGTTATTCTGAGCAGATCTTTCATAGAGTACAGTGTTTTAGGTTGGGACAATCTTCCCCGAACATTACTTTTGTACTTCACGAATGTAATACTGTCCCAGGAAGGCTATTTCCATTCAGTCATGTGCAATTCCCCTGATTTCCAGAACACAACCATAAACAGCAACCTGAGGTACATGGTGTGGGATAATCCTCCAAAGATGGAGCCTCATTTCCTGAACATGACAGATTTTGACAGGATGATGGAAAGTGGAATGCCTTTTGCAAGGCAGTTCCATCAGGATGACCCAGTGCTCAACAAAATCGATGACAAGGTACTCGGACGTCGGCACCATCAGGCTGTTCCTGGGGCTTGGTGCTCTGGGCGCAAGAGATGGTGGACAGATCCATGTTCCCATTGGAGCAATGCCAACATCATGAGACCTGGTCCACAAGCTGAGAAGTTTGGTCGGGTGATGAAGGATCTTTTAGACAAATGGAAGTCCGATTCAAGGTCATGCAAAAGCCCCGAGAATGCCACGATTAGTTCCTAG
- the LOC103968730 gene encoding uncharacterized protein LOC103968730 — protein sequence MARLLARLRFVRFPLSHRPEFSPGLASVHRGGRTSAGHLNPILQVSRSYARERTHYNLFGNRRPGDEEFRKAWAEEMDEDDCLWTASEDDEKDNEKDSRNLERAIKKIRKQAKENSDLIDGDESDELRSLCSESDEEVALWSGSEDDDDDDIPTESHANERSDKHIDKLFEFEETPKYRTISELLKAEKEPPELSPGKQARKLAVENALKKLKKGPDGRYINVWEVMSDIDILIGAFENIVSGPEYAELREGGPKKLNMQFFKDIQARMRDPNFKFSPELKLKPKSKFVPRKKWQKAQARRRKNERR from the exons ATGGCGCGGCTGTTGGCTCGTCTACGTTTCGTTCGATTTCCATTGTCGCATAG GCCTGAATTTTCGCCCGGTCTAGCAAGCGTGCACCGTGGCGGAAGAACCAGTGCAGGACATCTTAATCCTATCCTACAAG TATCACGATCCTACGCTCGTGAGCGAACACATTATAACTTGTTCGGTAATAGAAGGCCTGGCGATGAAGAATTCAGAAAAGCTTGGGCAGAAGAGATGGATGAGGATGACTGTTTATGGACTGCGAGCGAGGATGATGAAAAAGATAACGAGAAGGACAGCAGAAATTTGGAAAGGGCAATTAAGAAGATAAGGAAGCAGGCAAAGGAGAACTCGGACCTCATCGATGGTGATGAGAGCGATGAGCTGAGAAGTTTGTGTTCGGAAAGTGACGAAGAGGTTGCCCTGTGGAGTGGCAGTGAggatgacgacgatgatgataTTCCTACTGAGTCACACGCGAATGAACGTAGTGATAAACACATAGACAAATTGTTTGAGTTTGAGGAGACACCCAAGTACAGGACCATTTCGGAGCTGTTGAAAGCCGAAAAGGAACCCCCAGAGTTGTCCCCGGGAAAGCAAGCGAGAAAGCTTGCTGTGGAAAATGCACTGAAGAAGTTAAAGAAAGGGCCAGATGGGCGGTACATAAATGTCTGGGAGGTGATGAGTGACATCGATATCCTGATTGGAGCTTTCGAAAACATTGTTTCAGGGCCAGAGTATGCAGAGCTTCGAGAAGGCGGGCCTAAGAAGCTAAATATGCAATTCTTCAAGGATATACAAGCACGCATGAGAGATCCAAATTTCAAATTTTCGCCCGAGTTGAAACTAAAGCCAAAAAGCAAATTTGTCCCTCGAAAGAAGTGGCAAAAAGCTCAAGCGAGGAGGAGGAAAAACGAAAGACGTTAA